The Saccharomonospora glauca K62 genome has a segment encoding these proteins:
- the acnA gene encoding aconitate hydratase — protein sequence MSDSAARDWLRPLPGHPGTWYVSPAAAQRHLGVDIGSLPRSLRVLAENLLRNCVDPAATIRHLRALAAGEENSSIPFHPGRILLQDASGLPVLADLAVLRERVAAEGLPVEWVATRKRMDLVVDHAVELDAAGSAAARRTNEDREYERHARRFRFLRWCENRIPGLRVVPPGVGICHQLNLEVLADVVHVERDGERNIAAFDTMVGTDSHSTMINALGVVGWGVGGIEATAAALGQPLFVRVPPVVGVRVTGRMRPGVVATDVALRLAAMLREHGVVEKIVEFHGPGLASLSVADRATIANMAPEYGATMAFFPPDTRTLEYLRATGRPADLVADYLRAQGLLSEAGEPEETIRFAETCELDLTRIPRTMAGPIRPHQAVSPTEVAENTRTTTPGRPGGRVVIAAITSCTNTANPSALVTAGLLARRAREHGLRVPDWVKTSFTPGSRSAADILAASGLQDDLDALGFQVAGFGCGTCMGNSGPLKDGVSASLAETGERGVAVLSGNRNFPGRIHPDVADSYLASPALVVAAAFAGNIGTNLDTDALGHTPDGKAVRLSDLWPKQEEIDEIVREFGTDALRRAATNALTTRRWRELSCPDGPEYEWEDEAGSIRRPPFADEPFTSPAVSGDIHGAAALLVLGDDVTTDHISPVARITRDSAAGRWLSERGVAATDFGSFSSRRLNHEVMLRGGFANPRLENLLVPGRTGGWTRGLSPTTGERPPEPVPVHEAAADFARAGVPAVVVAGHRYGAGSARDWAAKVTRLLGVRAVVARGFERIHRTNLVAMGVLPVECPDLDPAELDAGDRLDLLGVATDSPTVEVVLRRRDRVVRRYRGRKRLDNDVEASWLRHGGVVGQLLARLRAAANTAVTDA from the coding sequence ATGAGCGACTCCGCAGCGCGGGACTGGCTCCGGCCGCTTCCCGGCCATCCCGGCACGTGGTACGTCAGCCCGGCGGCGGCGCAACGACACCTCGGCGTCGACATCGGTTCGTTGCCCCGCTCGCTGCGGGTACTCGCCGAGAACCTGCTCCGTAACTGCGTCGACCCGGCCGCCACGATTCGGCACCTGCGGGCCCTGGCCGCCGGGGAGGAGAACTCGTCCATCCCGTTCCATCCCGGACGAATCCTGCTGCAGGACGCCTCCGGCCTGCCGGTCCTCGCCGATCTCGCCGTCCTCCGCGAGCGGGTGGCCGCCGAAGGACTGCCCGTCGAGTGGGTGGCCACGCGGAAACGCATGGACCTGGTCGTCGACCACGCGGTCGAACTCGACGCGGCGGGCAGTGCCGCCGCGCGACGGACGAACGAGGACCGGGAGTACGAGCGGCACGCCCGCCGTTTCCGGTTCCTGCGCTGGTGCGAGAACCGCATTCCCGGACTGCGGGTCGTCCCTCCCGGCGTGGGGATCTGCCACCAGCTCAACCTGGAGGTGCTCGCCGACGTCGTGCACGTCGAGCGAGACGGGGAACGGAACATCGCCGCGTTCGACACGATGGTGGGCACCGACAGCCACAGCACCATGATCAATGCGCTGGGCGTGGTGGGCTGGGGTGTGGGTGGCATCGAGGCGACCGCGGCGGCTCTCGGTCAACCGTTGTTCGTCCGGGTGCCCCCGGTGGTCGGGGTTCGCGTGACGGGACGGATGCGGCCCGGCGTGGTGGCCACCGACGTCGCGCTCCGGCTGGCCGCGATGTTGCGCGAGCACGGTGTGGTGGAAAAGATCGTGGAGTTCCACGGGCCGGGGCTGGCGAGTTTGTCCGTGGCCGACCGCGCCACGATCGCCAACATGGCCCCCGAGTACGGCGCCACCATGGCCTTCTTCCCGCCGGACACTCGCACGCTGGAGTACCTGAGGGCCACCGGTCGTCCGGCCGACCTGGTCGCCGACTACCTGCGTGCCCAGGGCCTGCTGTCCGAAGCGGGCGAGCCGGAGGAAACGATTCGCTTCGCCGAGACCTGCGAACTCGACCTGACGCGGATACCTCGGACCATGGCCGGGCCGATCCGGCCACACCAGGCGGTCTCCCCCACCGAGGTCGCCGAGAACACCCGTACGACCACGCCGGGCCGGCCCGGCGGCCGCGTCGTGATCGCCGCCATCACCAGCTGCACGAACACCGCGAACCCGAGCGCGTTGGTGACCGCCGGACTGCTGGCTCGCCGGGCCCGCGAGCACGGGCTCCGAGTCCCGGACTGGGTCAAGACCTCGTTCACACCCGGTTCCCGCTCCGCCGCGGACATCCTGGCCGCCAGCGGACTGCAGGACGACTTGGACGCCTTGGGCTTCCAGGTCGCCGGTTTCGGTTGTGGCACGTGCATGGGCAACTCCGGGCCCCTGAAGGACGGCGTGTCCGCTTCCCTCGCGGAGACGGGGGAGCGTGGAGTCGCCGTGTTGTCCGGCAACCGCAACTTCCCCGGCCGCATCCACCCGGACGTGGCCGACAGCTACCTGGCCTCGCCCGCCCTCGTCGTGGCCGCGGCGTTCGCCGGGAACATCGGGACGAATCTCGACACCGACGCGCTCGGGCACACGCCCGACGGAAAGGCGGTGCGGCTTTCGGACCTCTGGCCGAAACAGGAGGAGATCGACGAGATCGTCCGCGAGTTCGGGACCGACGCGCTGCGGCGGGCGGCCACGAACGCGTTGACGACACGGCGGTGGCGGGAGCTGTCGTGTCCGGACGGCCCCGAGTACGAGTGGGAGGACGAGGCCGGCTCCATCCGGCGTCCCCCGTTCGCGGACGAGCCGTTCACCTCACCCGCCGTCAGCGGTGACATCCACGGCGCCGCGGCCCTGCTCGTGCTCGGGGACGACGTCACCACCGACCACATCTCCCCAGTGGCCCGGATCACCCGCGACTCCGCCGCCGGGCGGTGGCTGTCCGAAAGGGGCGTCGCCGCCACCGACTTCGGCAGCTTCAGCTCCCGCCGACTCAACCACGAGGTGATGCTGCGCGGTGGGTTCGCCAACCCGCGGCTGGAGAACCTGCTCGTCCCCGGCCGGACCGGCGGATGGACTCGTGGGCTGAGTCCGACGACCGGAGAACGTCCCCCGGAGCCGGTTCCCGTCCACGAGGCGGCGGCCGACTTCGCGCGTGCCGGGGTGCCCGCCGTCGTGGTGGCCGGACACCGCTACGGGGCCGGGTCGGCGCGGGACTGGGCGGCCAAGGTCACCCGCCTGCTCGGGGTCCGGGCCGTCGTCGCGCGTGGCTTCGAACGGATTCACCGCACGAATCTCGTCGCGATGGGGGTGCTCCCGGTCGAGTGTCCGGACCTGGACCCGGCGGAGCTGGACGCCGGCGACCGCCTGGACCTCCTCGGTGTGGCCACCGACTCCCCGACGGTCGAGGTTGTTCTTCGCCGTCGTGATCGCGTCGTGCGCCGCTACCGGGGGCGCAAGCGGCTGGACAACGACGTCGAGGCGTCCTGGCTGCGGCACGGGGGAGTGGTCGGACAGCTGCTGGCCCGGCTGCGAGCGGCGGCGAACACGGCCGTGACCGACGCCTGA
- a CDS encoding CaiB/BaiF CoA transferase family protein: MSTATGDPGLLAGVRVLDVTNVLAGPFAGYQLALMGADVVKVETPGSGDLARQLGASRELSERKLGVSFLAQNSGKRSVTVNLKSPGGREVFERLVADADVLIENFRPGVLDRLGFGWPRLREINPRLVYCAVSGFGATGPMSDRPAYDQVIQGLSGMMSVTGTPRTAPLRVGFPVCDSFGGLAAAFAIASALVRQRATGRGAYLDTSMLDAAITSMGWVVSDHLVAGREPTPMGNENVTSAPSGTFETGDGELNIAANKQEQYEALCVALGREELLTDPRFRTREDRKRNRDVLRAELERTLKEKPAREWDEILLASGVPAAPVVSVPAALRSEQIRHRGLVSEVELPTDDGQTIEVLGAPTRVDGRSVTPRSRAPRLGEHTDAVLAELGFTEAEIASLREQGAV, translated from the coding sequence ATGTCGACCGCGACCGGTGATCCCGGCCTGCTCGCGGGGGTTCGGGTACTGGACGTCACCAACGTGCTGGCCGGACCGTTCGCCGGCTACCAGTTGGCCCTCATGGGGGCGGACGTCGTCAAGGTGGAGACTCCGGGCAGTGGTGACCTCGCTCGCCAGCTCGGCGCCAGCCGGGAGCTGAGCGAGAGAAAACTCGGTGTCTCCTTCCTGGCGCAGAACTCGGGCAAACGGTCGGTCACGGTCAACCTCAAGTCACCGGGCGGACGCGAGGTCTTCGAACGGCTCGTGGCCGACGCCGACGTGTTGATCGAGAACTTCCGTCCCGGCGTGCTCGACCGGCTGGGCTTCGGGTGGCCGCGACTGCGCGAGATCAATCCACGTCTGGTCTACTGCGCGGTCTCGGGCTTCGGGGCCACCGGGCCGATGAGCGACCGGCCCGCCTACGACCAGGTCATCCAAGGGCTGTCCGGGATGATGTCGGTGACCGGGACCCCGCGGACCGCCCCGCTGCGCGTGGGCTTTCCGGTGTGCGACAGCTTCGGTGGGCTGGCGGCCGCTTTCGCGATCGCTTCGGCACTGGTGCGGCAGCGCGCCACCGGCAGGGGTGCCTACCTGGACACCTCCATGCTCGACGCCGCGATCACGTCGATGGGCTGGGTGGTGTCCGATCACCTCGTCGCGGGCCGCGAGCCGACACCCATGGGCAACGAGAACGTCACCTCGGCCCCCTCGGGCACGTTCGAGACCGGCGACGGGGAACTCAACATCGCGGCGAACAAGCAGGAACAGTACGAGGCCCTCTGTGTCGCCTTGGGACGTGAGGAGTTGCTCACCGACCCGCGGTTTCGCACGAGGGAGGACCGGAAACGCAACCGCGACGTGCTCCGCGCCGAGCTGGAACGGACGTTGAAGGAGAAGCCGGCGCGGGAATGGGACGAGATCCTGCTGGCCAGCGGAGTCCCCGCCGCGCCGGTCGTGTCCGTGCCGGCCGCGCTGCGGTCCGAGCAGATCCGACACCGAGGGCTGGTCAGCGAGGTGGAACTGCCCACCGACGACGGGCAGACGATCGAGGTTCTGGGCGCACCCACCAGAGTGGACGGACGGTCCGTCACGCCACGGTCGCGAGCACCCCGGCTCGGCGAGCACACCGACGCCGTCCTCGCCGAACTCGGGTTCACCGAGGCCGAGATCGCGTCGCTGCGGGAACAGGGGGCGGTATGA
- a CDS encoding DsbA family oxidoreductase, protein MSSPIQVDVWSDVACPWCYIGKRRFEDALAGFDDADVAVTYHSFELAPDTPVDFEGSEVDFLAEHKGIPPQQVEQMLRRVSEIAASVGLDYDFDALRHTKTLLAHQALHHAKERGKQLDLVERLFRAYFTEGRHVGRAEELAELAGDVGLDRDETLRVLKEQAYADAVENDLRQARMLGIRGVPFFVFDGRYAVSGAQDPDVFREALRRAHAERRTS, encoded by the coding sequence ATGTCTTCGCCAATTCAGGTTGACGTCTGGTCCGATGTCGCGTGTCCGTGGTGCTACATCGGCAAGCGCCGGTTCGAGGACGCCCTGGCCGGATTCGACGACGCCGACGTCGCCGTGACCTATCACAGTTTCGAACTCGCCCCCGACACCCCGGTGGACTTCGAGGGCAGCGAAGTCGATTTCCTCGCCGAACACAAGGGAATCCCGCCCCAGCAGGTCGAGCAGATGTTGCGGCGGGTGTCGGAGATCGCCGCCTCGGTCGGGCTCGACTACGACTTCGACGCGCTGCGCCACACCAAGACACTGCTGGCCCACCAGGCTTTGCACCACGCCAAGGAGCGAGGCAAGCAGCTCGACCTCGTGGAGCGGTTGTTCCGCGCCTACTTCACCGAGGGGCGGCACGTCGGGCGGGCCGAGGAACTGGCCGAGCTGGCCGGCGACGTGGGGCTCGACCGCGACGAGACGCTTCGGGTGTTGAAGGAGCAGGCCTACGCCGACGCCGTCGAGAACGACCTGCGGCAGGCCCGGATGCTCGGCATTCGGGGCGTACCGTTCTTCGTGTTCGACGGCCGGTACGCCGTCTCCGGGGCGCAGGACCCCGACGTGTTCCGCGAAGCACTCCGGCGGGCCCACGCCGAGAGGAGGACCTCGTGA
- a CDS encoding LysR family transcriptional regulator substrate-binding protein has protein sequence MPDEQPTFTLAYVPGVTPDKWVRRWRERFPSVPLDLVHTPAADAATLVRDRDVDAVLLRLPVDRTGLHAIPLYTETTVVVVPKDHLVTAADEVSLDDLADEIVLHPLDDTLDWEGPPGRPAIERPATTADAVTLVAAGVGVLVVPQSLARLHHRKDLTYRPVTDAPQSRVALVWPEEETTDLMEQFIGIVRGRTVNSTRGRRPAPATRSRAEERGKKAGGGKGTGKESRTTGRRAVRRTRHPNVGRGGRRRKPRRRS, from the coding sequence GTGCCGGACGAACAACCCACGTTCACCCTCGCGTACGTGCCCGGTGTCACACCGGACAAGTGGGTGCGACGGTGGCGGGAGCGGTTTCCCTCGGTCCCGTTGGACCTCGTCCACACCCCCGCCGCCGACGCCGCCACCCTGGTACGAGACCGCGACGTCGACGCGGTGCTGTTGCGGCTGCCGGTGGACCGGACGGGCCTGCACGCGATCCCGCTCTACACCGAGACGACCGTGGTCGTGGTCCCGAAGGACCACCTCGTGACCGCGGCCGACGAGGTGTCCCTCGACGACCTCGCCGACGAGATCGTGCTCCACCCTCTCGACGACACCCTCGACTGGGAGGGACCACCCGGACGTCCGGCCATCGAGCGTCCGGCCACGACCGCGGACGCCGTCACGCTGGTGGCGGCCGGGGTGGGGGTGCTCGTCGTGCCCCAGTCGCTGGCCCGGCTGCACCATCGCAAGGACCTCACCTACCGACCCGTCACGGACGCGCCACAGTCCCGTGTCGCGCTGGTGTGGCCGGAGGAGGAGACCACGGACCTGATGGAGCAGTTCATCGGCATCGTCCGTGGCCGCACCGTCAACAGCACACGCGGTCGCCGGCCCGCTCCGGCCACGCGCTCCCGCGCCGAGGAACGCGGCAAGAAGGCCGGTGGCGGGAAGGGCACCGGGAAGGAGTCCCGGACGACCGGCCGCCGTGCCGTCCGGAGGACACGCCACCCCAACGTCGGACGAGGCGGACGGCGCCGGAAGCCACGTCGGCGCTCCTAG
- a CDS encoding MarR family winged helix-turn-helix transcriptional regulator: protein MSRMVEPRWLNRQEMKAWKAFLAASHLVERRVEHQLRERAGLSHPQYEILVRLADAPDGALRMTELADSVVTSKSGVTYQVAKLEEWGLVRRYRCPTDDRGVNAAITEAGREKLREIAPEHVAVVRASLIDLLDETQQRAITEGLETVARTLRATGGDGVR, encoded by the coding sequence ATGTCCCGTATGGTCGAACCCCGGTGGCTGAACCGACAGGAGATGAAGGCGTGGAAAGCCTTCCTGGCGGCGAGCCACCTCGTCGAGCGGCGAGTGGAACACCAGTTACGGGAACGCGCCGGGCTGTCGCACCCGCAGTACGAGATCCTCGTGCGCCTCGCCGACGCGCCGGACGGTGCTTTGCGCATGACCGAACTCGCCGACTCGGTCGTGACCTCCAAAAGCGGAGTGACCTACCAGGTGGCCAAGCTGGAGGAATGGGGACTGGTGCGCCGCTATCGCTGTCCCACCGACGACCGGGGCGTCAACGCGGCGATCACCGAGGCCGGGCGAGAGAAGCTCCGGGAGATCGCGCCGGAGCACGTCGCCGTCGTGCGCGCGTCACTGATCGACCTGCTCGACGAGACGCAGCAGCGGGCCATCACCGAGGGCTTGGAGACCGTGGCGCGGACTCTTCGTGCCACCGGGGGCGACGGAGTCCGGTGA
- a CDS encoding DoxX family protein: MPQPTQTVRDLIPLVARIAVGVVFIAHGLQKFLEWGVDGTAASFEQMGVPLPEVSAWIAALVETVGGLALLVGFALPVAGVLLAAVMVGAMVFVHLPQGFFASEGGVELVLLLAAAALALGFNGGRFSVDHALGSGRKLSTGTPVNS, encoded by the coding sequence ATGCCACAGCCGACACAGACAGTCCGCGACCTGATCCCGCTCGTGGCCCGGATCGCGGTGGGGGTCGTCTTCATCGCACACGGTCTGCAGAAGTTCCTGGAGTGGGGAGTGGACGGGACCGCTGCCTCGTTCGAGCAGATGGGCGTGCCCCTGCCCGAGGTGTCCGCGTGGATCGCCGCACTCGTCGAGACCGTGGGCGGCCTCGCGTTGCTGGTGGGCTTCGCGCTACCCGTCGCCGGCGTGCTACTGGCCGCCGTCATGGTCGGCGCCATGGTCTTCGTCCACCTTCCGCAGGGCTTCTTCGCCTCCGAAGGCGGAGTCGAACTCGTGCTCCTGCTCGCCGCCGCCGCGCTGGCGCTCGGGTTCAACGGCGGCCGCTTCAGCGTCGACCACGCGCTGGGCTCCGGGAGGAAGCTGAGCACCGGGACTCCGGTCAACTCCTGA
- a CDS encoding biotin transporter BioY: protein MSGATPKGRAPSTAGDLARTVVFAAFIAVLGLFPGIHIGGSGVPIVLQNAGPLLAGCVLGARRGAASVLLFLALTAIGLPLLSGGRGGLASFVGPSAGFLVGWLVSAAVAGFVATRLRGPRLPVLLFAGVAGVLADYAVGIPWLATYTGLPAAAVQSLVFVPGDAVKAVATATIAAVAHRALPGRMAAEREIRTE from the coding sequence GTGAGCGGCGCCACGCCGAAGGGACGCGCCCCCTCCACCGCCGGTGACCTCGCGCGCACGGTCGTGTTCGCCGCGTTCATCGCCGTCCTGGGGCTCTTCCCCGGCATCCACATCGGCGGGTCCGGAGTGCCGATCGTGCTCCAGAACGCCGGTCCGCTGCTGGCCGGGTGTGTCCTCGGCGCGCGTCGTGGCGCCGCGTCCGTGTTGCTGTTCCTCGCCCTGACCGCCATCGGGCTGCCTCTGCTGTCCGGCGGTCGCGGGGGTCTCGCGTCGTTCGTCGGTCCCTCCGCCGGGTTCCTGGTGGGCTGGCTCGTCTCGGCGGCGGTCGCCGGGTTCGTCGCCACACGGCTTCGCGGGCCCCGACTCCCCGTGTTGTTGTTCGCCGGCGTGGCGGGGGTGCTCGCCGACTACGCCGTGGGCATTCCGTGGCTGGCGACGTACACGGGGCTGCCCGCGGCGGCGGTGCAGTCGCTGGTGTTCGTGCCGGGTGACGCGGTGAAGGCCGTGGCCACCGCGACGATCGCGGCCGTCGCGCACCGGGCGTTGCCCGGCCGGATGGCGGCCGAACGAGAGATTCGCACCGAATGA
- a CDS encoding energy-coupling factor ABC transporter ATP-binding protein, translating to MIEFDGVTHRYGDRLVLSEVELRLGERRVAFVGANGSGKSTLARMINGLVLPTTGRVLVDGLDTAHEGRAVRRRVGFIFTNPDSQIVMPTAGEDVAFSLRRSGLPKKERAARAAEVLAAYGLDGYADHPAHQLSGGQKQLLALCSMLVLEPDVLVCDEPTTLLDLRNKRRFVEVLKELDQQVVLVTHDLDLLDDFDRVVVLDEGHVVADDAPQPALRHYRKLVD from the coding sequence GTGATCGAGTTCGACGGTGTCACACACCGCTACGGCGACCGCCTCGTGCTGTCGGAGGTGGAGCTCCGGCTGGGTGAGCGTCGCGTGGCGTTCGTGGGTGCCAACGGTTCCGGCAAGTCGACGCTGGCCCGGATGATCAACGGTCTGGTCCTGCCCACCACCGGCCGGGTGCTGGTCGACGGGCTGGACACCGCCCACGAGGGCCGAGCGGTACGGCGGCGGGTCGGGTTCATCTTCACCAATCCCGACAGCCAGATCGTCATGCCCACGGCCGGGGAGGACGTCGCCTTCTCCCTGCGACGCAGTGGTTTGCCCAAAAAGGAGCGGGCAGCACGGGCGGCGGAGGTGTTGGCCGCGTACGGGCTCGACGGGTACGCCGACCACCCCGCCCACCAGCTCTCCGGGGGACAGAAGCAACTCCTCGCGCTGTGCTCGATGCTCGTGCTCGAACCGGACGTGCTCGTGTGTGACGAGCCCACCACGCTGCTGGACCTGCGCAACAAACGCCGCTTCGTCGAGGTGTTGAAGGAGCTCGACCAGCAGGTCGTCCTGGTGACCCACGATCTGGACCTGCTCGACGACTTCGACCGAGTGGTCGTCCTCGACGAAGGCCACGTCGTGGCCGACGACGCTCCCCAGCCCGCCCTGCGCCACTACCGGAAACTCGTCGACTGA
- a CDS encoding energy-coupling factor transporter transmembrane component T family protein, producing the protein MNWYEPGTSPLHRVSAGPKLLVLLALTTVVLVLSSPGWLGGLCAVVAAGYAVARIPVGRCLRLARGLALLVAFVFALQWWLLGAYGALVVCLRIVTALAAANLFTLTTRVDDVVAAVERGGRPLRRFGLRPERLGLLVGLTLRAIAVLSDTAIQVREAAKARGADRSPTAFAVPFLVRTLRHADELGEALAARGEGDR; encoded by the coding sequence ATGAACTGGTACGAGCCGGGGACGAGCCCGCTGCATCGCGTCTCCGCCGGGCCCAAGCTGCTCGTCCTGTTGGCGCTGACCACCGTCGTGTTGGTGCTGTCCTCCCCCGGTTGGCTCGGCGGTCTCTGCGCCGTGGTGGCCGCGGGCTACGCCGTCGCGCGAATCCCCGTGGGCCGGTGCCTGCGACTCGCCCGGGGCCTCGCCCTGCTCGTGGCGTTCGTGTTCGCGTTGCAGTGGTGGCTGCTCGGTGCGTACGGCGCGCTCGTGGTCTGTCTGCGGATCGTGACGGCCCTGGCCGCCGCCAACCTGTTCACCCTGACCACCCGCGTCGACGACGTAGTGGCCGCGGTCGAACGCGGTGGCCGTCCCCTACGACGATTCGGACTGCGGCCCGAGCGGTTGGGCTTGCTCGTCGGGCTCACCCTGCGGGCCATCGCCGTCCTCTCCGACACCGCCATCCAGGTACGGGAGGCGGCCAAGGCCCGAGGAGCGGACCGCTCCCCCACGGCGTTCGCCGTCCCCTTCCTGGTACGCACCCTCCGCCACGCCGACGAACTGGGCGAAGCCCTCGCCGCGCGGGGCGAGGGCGATCGCTGA
- a CDS encoding MFS transporter, translated as MTAAVLSSPTPVERRARFAVAVLFFTNGALFANLLPRYPQIKADLEIANATYGLAVAAFPAGAITAGLAAGTLIRRWGSARVAVGSTLLVGGSVLAAGLAESVLLFAGALFLAGAMDAITDVAQNAHGLRVQRRYGRSIINSFHAIWSIGAVTGGAMAAGAIALDLSRGTHLSIAVVLFAVVAFLALRFCLPGPDTEPTSEADRGDEAGGSPRAVGGARIAWLLTAFVLIATAGTLVEDAGNSWAALYLSDALSASAALAASGYIALVGAQFVGRLVGDRLVNRFGQRAVARAGGLITAVGMGTALAVPTVPGTIVGFAAAGLGVATLVPAAMHEADELPGLKPGTGLTLVSWLMRLGFLLSPPVVGLIADATSLRVGLLVVPFAGLVVLALAGALRARSR; from the coding sequence GTGACCGCTGCCGTGTTGAGCTCGCCCACCCCCGTCGAGCGGCGAGCGCGTTTCGCCGTTGCCGTGTTGTTCTTCACGAACGGGGCCCTGTTCGCCAACCTGCTGCCGAGGTACCCGCAGATCAAGGCGGATCTCGAGATCGCCAACGCCACCTACGGGCTGGCCGTCGCGGCGTTTCCGGCCGGTGCCATCACGGCGGGCCTGGCGGCCGGGACGCTCATCCGCAGGTGGGGCTCGGCGCGGGTCGCGGTCGGTAGCACCCTGTTGGTCGGGGGGAGCGTCCTCGCCGCGGGGCTGGCCGAGTCTGTGCTGCTGTTCGCCGGTGCGTTGTTCCTGGCGGGAGCGATGGACGCGATCACCGACGTCGCGCAGAACGCCCACGGCCTACGAGTGCAGCGCCGGTACGGACGTTCCATCATCAACTCCTTCCATGCCATCTGGTCGATCGGCGCCGTCACCGGCGGTGCGATGGCCGCGGGAGCGATCGCGCTCGACCTCTCGCGCGGGACCCACCTGTCGATCGCGGTGGTGTTGTTCGCTGTCGTCGCGTTCCTCGCCCTGCGGTTCTGCCTGCCCGGCCCCGACACCGAGCCAACGTCGGAAGCCGACCGCGGTGACGAGGCGGGAGGGTCCCCGCGTGCGGTGGGAGGGGCGCGCATCGCATGGCTGCTCACCGCGTTCGTGCTCATCGCCACGGCGGGCACGCTGGTGGAGGACGCGGGCAACTCCTGGGCGGCCCTCTACCTTTCCGACGCGTTGAGCGCGTCGGCGGCGCTGGCCGCCTCCGGCTACATCGCCCTCGTCGGGGCCCAGTTCGTCGGACGGCTCGTCGGAGACCGGCTCGTCAACCGGTTCGGTCAGCGTGCGGTGGCCCGTGCCGGGGGGCTGATCACCGCGGTCGGCATGGGGACGGCGCTGGCGGTGCCCACGGTCCCCGGAACGATCGTCGGCTTCGCCGCCGCGGGCCTGGGGGTGGCGACGTTGGTGCCGGCGGCCATGCACGAAGCCGACGAGTTACCCGGCCTCAAGCCGGGCACGGGGTTGACCCTCGTCTCCTGGCTCATGCGCCTGGGCTTCCTGCTCTCCCCGCCGGTGGTGGGGTTGATCGCCGACGCCACGAGCCTGCGTGTGGGCCTGCTGGTGGTGCCCTTCGCCGGACTGGTCGTGCTGGCACTCGCCGGTGCGCTCCGGGCCCGGAGCCGCTGA
- a CDS encoding type VII secretion system-associated protein, with translation MSERDERAIEPVEWAMLVDPAWRPSPKEPEAPIDKIMGVWPIDAHGVRQRFRPNPAYLPFDPEGVLDPVDGVLRLLAEGKEVAEYLPEVLADVLLDIAVDGEGTAVVVPAPDGVPSVVVATAPGHRLRVDVPGWKSVSTVELAEALPERGVDVLLNPGSATSMRVDSDVIRRSASSRR, from the coding sequence ATGTCCGAGCGTGACGAGCGCGCGATCGAGCCCGTGGAATGGGCGATGCTGGTCGATCCGGCATGGCGGCCTTCCCCGAAGGAACCCGAGGCGCCGATCGACAAGATCATGGGAGTCTGGCCGATCGACGCCCACGGCGTTCGGCAACGGTTCCGACCGAATCCGGCCTACCTGCCTTTCGACCCCGAGGGGGTCCTGGACCCCGTCGACGGTGTGCTGCGACTCCTCGCCGAGGGAAAGGAGGTCGCCGAGTACCTGCCCGAGGTTCTCGCCGACGTGCTCCTCGACATCGCCGTGGACGGAGAGGGAACCGCGGTCGTGGTCCCCGCCCCGGACGGCGTGCCGTCGGTGGTGGTCGCCACCGCGCCGGGACACCGACTTCGGGTCGACGTGCCGGGCTGGAAGTCTGTGTCCACTGTGGAATTAGCGGAGGCCTTGCCCGAACGCGGGGTCGACGTCCTGCTCAATCCCGGTTCGGCGACGTCGATGCGGGTCGATTCCGACGTGATCCGGCGATCCGCCTCCTCGCGTCGCTGA